Proteins from a genomic interval of Kribbella aluminosa:
- a CDS encoding cysteine hydrolase family protein translates to MRDGDLVVRKSRYGAFSTTDLHAVLGDDAIDTLVVGGISTAGVVLSTVRDASDQDYRIFVLADATEDLDPEVHRVLIEKVLPRQADVITTSELAGLVRGA, encoded by the coding sequence GTGCGCGACGGGGATCTCGTGGTACGCAAGTCGCGGTACGGCGCCTTCAGCACGACCGACCTGCACGCGGTCCTCGGGGACGACGCGATCGACACCTTGGTGGTCGGTGGGATCTCGACGGCGGGCGTGGTCCTGTCGACGGTTCGGGACGCGTCCGACCAGGACTACCGGATCTTCGTCCTCGCCGACGCCACCGAGGACCTGGACCCGGAGGTGCACCGCGTTCTGATCGAGAAGGTGCTTCCCCGGCAGGCCGACGTGATCACCACGTCGGAGCTGGCCGGCCTCGTCCGCGGAGCCTGA